Proteins from a genomic interval of Paenibacillus lentus:
- a CDS encoding dihydroorotate dehydrogenase yields the protein MGEIGNGGLWTSTGVILVLFILLVIVSRAF from the coding sequence ATGGGCGAAATTGGTAATGGAGGGCTTTGGACTTCTACTGGGGTAATACTTGTGCTGTTCATCCTCTTGGTTATTGTATCTCGTGCTTTCTAA